From the genome of Desmodus rotundus isolate HL8 chromosome 2, HLdesRot8A.1, whole genome shotgun sequence, one region includes:
- the FAM237A gene encoding protein FAM237A, producing MADPGNRGRIYRPLTLTCSLLIVGMCCVSPLSCHSQLDLLALNQADPQCWESSSMILLEMWKPRISNTVSGFWDFMVYLKSSGNLKHGALFWDLAQLFWDIYVDCVVSRNHGLGRRQLAREEEKISAGRPQNMRKNQGAYTQQRRIPSLKKKKVIEDLLSLHMRRSRATLPGKVSRGLEIKRK from the exons ATGGCTGATCCTGGAAACAGAGGAAGGATCTACCGCCCCTTGACCCTCACCTGCTCCCTGCTCATTGTGGGAATGTGCTGTGTGTCTCCTTTATCCTGTCACAGCCAGCTAGACCTGCTGGCTCTTAACCAAGCTGATCCTCAGTGCTGGGAGTCTTCCTCAATGATCCTCCTGGAAATGTGGAAGCCTCGAATTTCCAACACTGTGTCAGGTTTCTGGGATTTTATGGTCTACCTGAAGTCATCTGGGAACTTGAAGCATGGGGCACTGTTTTGGGATCTGGCCCAACTCTTCTGGGACATCTATGTGGACTGTGTCGTCTCCAGGAACCATGGCTTAGGAAGGAGGCAATTGGctagagaagaagagaagatcTCAGCAGGGCGACCACAGAACATGAGGAAAAATCAAG GTGCATATACTCAGCAGCGCAGAATCCCTtccctgaagaagaaaaaggtgaTTGAAGATTTGCTAAGCCTGCACATGCGCAGGAGTCGGGCTACGCTCCCTGGAAAAGTAAGCAGAGGcctggaaataaagagaaaataa